TGGGTAGTTATCACACGGCTTGGGAGTGGTTACATAAACTTCGTAGAGCTATGGTGCGGCCTGGTCGTGATAAGTTGAGTGGTATTGTTGAAGTAAATGAAACCATGATTGGTGGCGAGCACGCAGGCACACGGGGTCGTGGTGCGGGCGGTAAAACATTAGTGTTGATAGCAGCAGAAGACACAGGCGGTGGCATTGGACGCATTAGGCTTTCTACTATCAGTGATGCATCCGGTGGCGTATTGACCGACACTATTCAGAAAATGGTTTCACTAGGCAGTACAATCCGAACAGATGGCTGGAGTGGATACAGTGGTTTGAGCAGTAACGGGTATACACATTTGTCGATTAGTAATAATAACGTGAAAGAGACCGATGCAATTCAGATTGCTCATCGTGTTGCGTCGTTACTTAAACGCTGGTTGGTTGGCACACACCATGGTGCTATTAACCACAAGAATTTACCCTACTACCTTGATGAATTTACGTTTCGATTTAATCGAAGGACATCCACATCAAGAGGTAAGCTTTTTTTGCGATTAATACAGCAGGCGCTTGAAATTGATCCAGTGCCAGCAAAATCGCTAAACACTATATGTAGTGGTTAGGTTAGTAAACTGCATAGCCCTGAAATATAATTACATTTGCATCATCAATTGAGACGTCCCTAAATCAGAGTCCAGATTACGTTCTTTTGCATTATATTGAGGTAGGGGTAAATCAGAGTCCAGATTACGCTCTCTTTCAATAAATTGAGATAGGGAGAAATTAGCGTCCAGATTAGGTTCTCTTTCTTTAATGCGTTGTTCTTTACAGGACAGGCAGACCCCACAAAGGCATTTAAGGGTTCGACTGACAATTAAGGGCGTGGCTCCAAGCGATGCCCCCAAACCTATACTCAACAACCACCCGGAAACTGGAAGAAAGCAAGATGCCACTGCTCCCCCAACAATACCAAATACACAGAAACAGCCTGTAAACTGGATCTCTTCTTCAGTAATGTTAATGTCTTCAAATAGTTTGTCCTCGGAACGCACTGACCATGCTTCTAGATCAGATTTCAATAGGTTGCGAGATTTTTTAAGGGCATCAATTTCAGCTATTTCTTTATTGCGCGCCATCTTCTGATCAAAATAGTCACGACATATTTCGAGGAACTTTGGAAAGTCACCGTTAAATTCCCGGTTGCTTATTTTAATATGTATGTTGGGCAACTGACAAATCATGTCATAGGCGGATTTACTCGTTATTATTAAATTAGCGAGAGAACGGGCATCAAGGAACAGCACAATTTGCTGAATCAGGTCTGTTGGTAATGTGTTAAAAAAGCCCATTCTGATCGTTCGCTTTACCGAATTGTGTTCGTTCATTTTTAGTTGCACAAATACACCTTTAAATAAATTAAAATAGAGTTAGGACATCGCCATCCACGAGATCAAAAAGAAGACAGGCTTAATAATATCCTAAGCTAAATTAAACATGTTATCTGAAAGAAATGAAAATGACAAAAGTTCTGGTTCTTATCGATGTTGATGCGATGGTAATCGCAGATTGACTATAAAATTTTTTGCACAATGGGTATGATTCATTAGTTTAATCTAGTTATCCCAAGGTAATCCCAATTTCGCAATAACGAGTTTGTTACTGTATTCGGTCATGGTTCCTATTAGTGTCTGAGTACAGATAGTATAAAACGAGGATTTATGGCAGTAAATTACTTCAAAATACATTTATTAAGAGAATAATCTGGATTAAAGTGCTGCATCCTTGCAGCGAGTACGTCCATTGTACTGGTCCTTTATTTAACATCCTGTCAGAGGTAATCCCTTTCATCCTTTTGTTAAGTATATACAATTCGTTGAGGGAGTCATTGCGTGTAGTGAGGACAGAAGTGCAAGAGATATCTCAAAGAGTAGAGGGTATTTTCTTCCATTGGCGAGAAAAGCCTGTTCTCTAATAAGAAAATACCAGAATTTAAGTTGGAAACCAGTAAATAGTGTTTGAAACATTCAGTCTTGGTACGGATGTTACTTACTTACTGGTTGTTGTTGAGTAATACAATGAATGCCCCCCCCCCCAGCAAAAACATCCAGAGCATCAATTTGTCTTATCTTATAGCCTGAGAATAATTGTTTGAACAGTTGAAAGGCTTCTTTATCATACGATTCATAACCAAATGCAGGCATCACGATACCCTTATTGGCCAGATAAAAATTAATATAGGATAAAGTGAGCCTTTCATCATCAAGATAGGTGGCCGGGGGTTGCTCCACTGTATAAACCTCCAGGGTACGTCCTTTGGAATCTTTAGCAGACTTAAGAGTTTCAAGATTTTCTTGTAACCTGAGATAATTGGGATCTTGAGGGTCTTTAGTTATAAGACATAAAACCTTACCTGGTGCAATAAAGCAGGCAATCTCATCAATGTGTCCGTCAGTTTCATCGCCTAATAGGCCTTGATTTAGCCAAATAATTCGTTCGCCACCTAGATAATCATTAAGGTATTGTTCAATCTCTTGCTGCGAGAGATTGGGGTTGCGATTGGTATTGAGCAAACACTCTCGGCTGGTTAAAATGGTACCTTCACCATCAACGTGAAAGGAGCCTCCTTCCATAACCAGAGGCGCATGGAAATAATGAGCCTGGGTTAATTTCAGGAGGACGGAAGCAATTTGATTGTCTAATGTACAGTCGGGATAATTCCCGCCCCAGGCATTATGAATCCAATCAACTCCTGCCAGTTTTTGGTCTTGATTCAATAAAAAAGTAGGGCCTGTATCTCTGGTCCATGAATCATTGATAGGAATAGTGACCAGCTCAATGTTTTTTCCACAATATTGCTTTGCCGAGGGTTCATCTCCAGGATTAACTAATAATGTGACTGGCTCAAATTGTGCTATGGCTTGAGCAACTCGAGCATAGGCTATTCGCGCTCTCTCCAAACCTACTTTAGTCCAGGTAGCTGGATGACAAGGCCAAGCCATCCAGCATCGTTGATGTGGATGCCACTCTGCGGGCATAAAAAATCCTGCTTGTTTTGGTGAGTTCGTCATTACGGTCTATGTCCATCAAGATAGGTTAATTGAGAAAAAATACTTCTTAATTCATTGAGATAGGAAAGCATGGTCTCTTTGGATAATCCAGTTTGAATTAATTGTTTTTCATAAGACTGAATTAATTTTTTGGTATCAAAATGGGCAAAATTCAGTACATTAGTTACTGTATCACCACTAACCAAATCGTTAATTTCAAACTTCCCATCATCTGAAAGTTTTACGTCTAAAGAGTTAGTATCGCCAAATAGATTATGCAGATTGCCTAGTATTTCTTGATATGCTCCAACGAGGAAAAAGCCTATTGAATAGGGATTATTTATATCGTATGGAGGCAGCATTAACGTAGAGGTGACACAGGAACTTCCTGGATATAGCTTGATAGTACCATCCGAATCACAAGTTAAATCCTGTAAAATACTGTGCATGGTTGGCGGTTCAGTTAACTGCGAAATAGGTGCTACGGGAAAAATTTGTCCAATAGCCCAGGCATCAGGAATGGATTGGAAAAAAGAGATATTACAAAAAATTTTGGCCGCCATGCTTTCATTAATCATTAATAACAAGGATTGCTCAGTAGGATTGTCCTCGTCCAATCTCTCTTTTAATTCCATGCAGATATTTGTATAAAATGCTTCAACTTTAGCTTTTTCTTGTAAACTTATCACACCATGTTTGAATAAAGAATGAGCCTCAGTCAGCGAATGCTCAGCATAATTGTAGATTTCTGTTGGTGAACTGTCGGTGATTGCCTGATAGGTATCATAGATGTCTTGAATTACATGAGAATCTTCTTTTTCAATATTAGGCAGTACAGGTGACTTATCAATTATTTCGATATCAGTAATATTGGAGATTAATACCGCATGATGTGCGGTCAATGCTCGGCCTGATTCGGAGATTAGATTGGGCTCCGGTACTTCTGCATCCTGGCATATATGTTTAAGGGCTAGCAGAATATGAGTTGCGTATTCGCTAAGGCTGTAGTTCATAGAGCAGCCTTTGTTAGAACGAGTGCCCTCATAATCAACGCTGAGACCACCACCAACGTCTATGGTGTCTATGGGTGCATTTAGCTGACGTAATTCAACGTAATAACGTGACACTTCCTGCATGCAGTGACGAATATCATGGATGTTAGCTATCTGTGATCCTAAATGACAGTGCATTAACTGGAGGCAATCAAGCATTTTATTGGCTTTTAACTGCTCAATCAATTCTAATACCTGTTTGGCATTTAAACCAAATTTAGATTTAACCCCGCCGGTATTCTCCCATTTACCCGCGCTTTTACTCACTAAGCGGATACGAACACCAAGAGTAGGTTTTACCTGCAGCCGAGCAGATTCACTTAAAATGATATCTAGCTCAGACTTCTTCTCAATAACAATAAAAACAGTATGTCCCATTTGTTGAGCTATCAAGGCGGTGCGGATGTAACTGCTGTCTTTGTAACCATTACACACTATGGTACTGTGTCGATCGCCGAGCATTCCAATTACGGCCATGAGCTCCGGTTTACTGCCGGCCTCCAGACCGATACTGTTTTCGGGAGCTTTCAGTAATTCCCTAACAACACTTTGCTCTTGGTTAACCTTAATAGGGTATACCAGCTTGTAGCTGCCCGTATAATCTGTCTCTTCTCGAGCATGGGTAAATGCCTGATAAATCCGGTGAACTCGATCATGCAAAATGTCACTGCAGCGAATTAAAAGGGGTAAGTGCAAGCCCGCTCGATGTGCTGCATCAACAATAGCCTGTAGCTCAACACCTTTTTTCCCTGGTTTCCTGCTTATTTCGATATTTCCCTTAGCATTGATGCTGAAGTATCCCTCACCCCAATTTTCAATATTATACAAATTTTCATCGGCTAGTTCTTTGCTATTCATTCTATCAAGTTCCAATAAGGGTCAACGAGACCGGGTTAATTCGTGATAAGTATCTGGTTCACGTTGTTGGGCAAATGGGAATAATCGTCCCCACAAATCGCGTTGGCCAAAATCTAATTCAGCTACCAGTACCGCGGGTTCATCGCGTGGGGCTTGTGCCAGAATTTCACCCATGGGCGTGCTAATGAAACTACTGCCATAAAATTGTAAGTTATCTTCACCACCAATTCGATTCACCGCAATAATAAACGTATTGCTCATGATACCTTGAGCTACCATTACTTTTTGCCACATTGGTTGGCTATCAAACCCGGGCGCTGTTGGCTCACCGCCTATGGCAGTTGGGTATACTAAAATTTCAGCTCCTTTTAATCCATAAATTCTTGAGAGTTCGGGGAACCATTGGTCGTAACAGGTAGGTAGCCCCATTTGATGCCCGGCTATGGAGTGAACAGGGTAGTCAGAGTCTCCGGGTTTAAAGTAGAAGTCTTCGTGGTATTTTTCACCACTGGGGATATGTTGTTTTCGGGTAATGGCAATTAACTCACCTTGGGTGTTAAATGCTACAGCAGTGTTGTAGCCTGCTTTTTCAAAAAGAGAGGCGGTAATGCAGATTTTATTTGCCTTCGCCATTTTGCCAACAAATTGGGCTGTTGGCCCTGAGTAGATATCTTCCATATAGGGTCGGCCGTCTACATCTGAACGAGTACAAAAATAAGGGCTTAGGGTAAGTTCTTGTAAACAAACGAGTTGTGCACCCTGCTGGGCTGCAGAACTTATTCCTGCGGCTAAATTATCTTGATGTTCTGTTGCGTTTTCATACCATGGTTGTTGAACCAGTGCTGCCTTTAACTTATTTTGCTTCATTAGCGTTCCCATTTAAATTGCTTTAAGATGCTCTTCCCACCTTAGTTCCACATTGCTGTGCTGAACTATCCCAGCTTAAGTATACTGAAGTGTAGACTAAAAATACGGCTATGTTATCAAAAAAAACTCGTATTGTACCAGTATTAATTTCAATTAGCTTTAAATTATGTTTGAGAGACTTTTTGCGCTAAATGGTAAAAGCACAGAACGGTATCCTGTCAGAATCGCCGGGTAAGTGTCTGCCACTGAGCCCGGACTAATCCGAGCCGCGCGCGTCAGCAAGCGGAATTATCTCGAGATGCTTATGTGGTGCATGGAACCTGCCGCACTTTAAGTAAGATTAATTCAGCCAATGATGGCATTTCAAATTTTTTAGTCACCCTATCGTAAATATACTGATAAACGTTAACTTTCAGTTTTCTGGCCGTCTGTACAATCGTGGCAAACGTATCCTTTGATTTGGTGCCATTTTGGGAGACCGTTTGGAGATTGATGTCGCGTATCCTTGCTTGAAACCGTGTCCCTAATTCAGAGGCATTGTTGTGCAATGGCAGAAATGGATGGTCTAACACCAATAATAACGCTTGTTTTTTAGCACGTGTCTTTGCAATGCGTTGATCTAAAACATCATAGCCTGTCGTGGTTGCGAACAAAGTATCAAATTGCATTGATAGTTGTTGGGCCATTGATTGAGATGGAGCCGTCTTGTAAGTCAATAATGCATGGTAGAAATCCCATAATTGCTCAAGAAATACAGCCAATATATTCTGATTCATATCTGAGAATGGAGTGAGTTTTTTATAATGACGACCTTCATGGATCCAGCACAGCGCATGATGTAGGGCCAATTTATTAAACTGAGGCGCATCATCTGTCATTAAATAATGGATGAAGTATTTCGAGTGCTGATAATAGGCAAGAGCTGCTGACTCAAGAATTATGCGTCGATTCGTGCTGTGTTTTTTTGGATTTGGAAAAAGTGTTCCCATCAAACTATCGATTGATTCACGTGTGAGGGGTTGTGCATGCAGCATTGGTTTAATTTGATCCAACCATTTTTTTGCGAGACCAAACTCATCCATTAACTCATAAGCCTCCTGATTAAACATAAACTTTAATTGGTCTCGACACAGCAACTCCAATAAGGTCAAGCGATCTTTTTTACGACGAGTGAAGTATGCTGTAAAAAAGTCATTACATAAAACATGGGTGTAGTGATTTTTGCCGTTAACACGACTGCCTGTGTCATCCATCTGCTGGTACAAGCCTGCGTTGCTACCGGCATCGACAATATCTTCTTTTTCCTGATGAAAAATATCATTGCCTTCTGTCAGCATGGAAGCAATTTTACCATGTGATATTTGAATACCACATGTTTTTAAAAAGCGCTCAATGGCGCTCTCCGTCATCCCTGCATCACGGTATAATGTGATGACCAGCGCTTTAACCCCAGGACCAAATTCACTGCCCTTATATTCGCCAGGAATCGGCGCAATAAAGGTTTTTTTCAAAGATGGTGAGTAATACGTTTCCAGCTTGAATTCAACATTATCCGTGATGATTTTTAGATCCTGGATGATTCG
The sequence above is drawn from the Legionella antarctica genome and encodes:
- a CDS encoding agmatine deiminase family protein; its protein translation is MTNSPKQAGFFMPAEWHPHQRCWMAWPCHPATWTKVGLERARIAYARVAQAIAQFEPVTLLVNPGDEPSAKQYCGKNIELVTIPINDSWTRDTGPTFLLNQDQKLAGVDWIHNAWGGNYPDCTLDNQIASVLLKLTQAHYFHAPLVMEGGSFHVDGEGTILTSRECLLNTNRNPNLSQQEIEQYLNDYLGGERIIWLNQGLLGDETDGHIDEIACFIAPGKVLCLITKDPQDPNYLRLQENLETLKSAKDSKGRTLEVYTVEQPPATYLDDERLTLSYINFYLANKGIVMPAFGYESYDKEAFQLFKQLFSGYKIRQIDALDVFAGGGGIHCITQQQPVSK
- a CDS encoding F-box protein, encoding MQLKMNEHNSVKRTIRMGFFNTLPTDLIQQIVLFLDARSLANLIITSKSAYDMICQLPNIHIKISNREFNGDFPKFLEICRDYFDQKMARNKEIAEIDALKKSRNLLKSDLEAWSVRSEDKLFEDINITEEEIQFTGCFCVFGIVGGAVASCFLPVSGWLLSIGLGASLGATPLIVSRTLKCLCGVCLSCKEQRIKEREPNLDANFSLSQFIERERNLDSDLPLPQYNAKERNLDSDLGTSQLMMQM
- the speA gene encoding biosynthetic arginine decarboxylase — its product is MNSKELADENLYNIENWGEGYFSINAKGNIEISRKPGKKGVELQAIVDAAHRAGLHLPLLIRCSDILHDRVHRIYQAFTHAREETDYTGSYKLVYPIKVNQEQSVVRELLKAPENSIGLEAGSKPELMAVIGMLGDRHSTIVCNGYKDSSYIRTALIAQQMGHTVFIVIEKKSELDIILSESARLQVKPTLGVRIRLVSKSAGKWENTGGVKSKFGLNAKQVLELIEQLKANKMLDCLQLMHCHLGSQIANIHDIRHCMQEVSRYYVELRQLNAPIDTIDVGGGLSVDYEGTRSNKGCSMNYSLSEYATHILLALKHICQDAEVPEPNLISESGRALTAHHAVLISNITDIEIIDKSPVLPNIEKEDSHVIQDIYDTYQAITDSSPTEIYNYAEHSLTEAHSLFKHGVISLQEKAKVEAFYTNICMELKERLDEDNPTEQSLLLMINESMAAKIFCNISFFQSIPDAWAIGQIFPVAPISQLTEPPTMHSILQDLTCDSDGTIKLYPGSSCVTSTLMLPPYDINNPYSIGFFLVGAYQEILGNLHNLFGDTNSLDVKLSDDGKFEINDLVSGDTVTNVLNFAHFDTKKLIQSYEKQLIQTGLSKETMLSYLNELRSIFSQLTYLDGHRP
- a CDS encoding IS66 family transposase, with the protein product MMKRQEIKQVLDELTKDIDSLADKKAVTIIKVLVNLVEMLAEENALLREENQVLRDEINRLKGEQGKPNIRGQSKGSNGDNTGNSNHSSEGDRNKRGKGNNKNTGKDKKNVRIDRRVTIALDKATLPDDAKFKGFEIRIIQDLKIITDNVEFKLETYYSPSLKKTFIAPIPGEYKGSEFGPGVKALVITLYRDAGMTESAIERFLKTCGIQISHGKIASMLTEGNDIFHQEKEDIVDAGSNAGLYQQMDDTGSRVNGKNHYTHVLCNDFFTAYFTRRKKDRLTLLELLCRDQLKFMFNQEAYELMDEFGLAKKWLDQIKPMLHAQPLTRESIDSLMGTLFPNPKKHSTNRRIILESAALAYYQHSKYFIHYLMTDDAPQFNKLALHHALCWIHEGRHYKKLTPFSDMNQNILAVFLEQLWDFYHALLTYKTAPSQSMAQQLSMQFDTLFATTTGYDVLDQRIAKTRAKKQALLLVLDHPFLPLHNNASELGTRFQARIRDINLQTVSQNGTKSKDTFATIVQTARKLKVNVYQYIYDRVTKKFEMPSLAELILLKVRQVPCTT
- a CDS encoding IS1595 family transposase — its product is MNIYPKNVVELMDLFPTEEACLEYLSLIRWPDGYVCMRCDGKDVCKMSSGLYRCQTCRYAGSVISGTLFQDTHKPLRLWFQAIWYVVSQKNGVSALGLQKALGLGSYHTAWEWLHKLRRAMVRPGRDKLSGIVEVNETMIGGEHAGTRGRGAGGKTLVLIAAEDTGGGIGRIRLSTISDASGGVLTDTIQKMVSLGSTIRTDGWSGYSGLSSNGYTHLSISNNNVKETDAIQIAHRVASLLKRWLVGTHHGAINHKNLPYYLDEFTFRFNRRTSTSRGKLFLRLIQQALEIDPVPAKSLNTICSG
- a CDS encoding carbon-nitrogen hydrolase, with translation MKQNKLKAALVQQPWYENATEHQDNLAAGISSAAQQGAQLVCLQELTLSPYFCTRSDVDGRPYMEDIYSGPTAQFVGKMAKANKICITASLFEKAGYNTAVAFNTQGELIAITRKQHIPSGEKYHEDFYFKPGDSDYPVHSIAGHQMGLPTCYDQWFPELSRIYGLKGAEILVYPTAIGGEPTAPGFDSQPMWQKVMVAQGIMSNTFIIAVNRIGGEDNLQFYGSSFISTPMGEILAQAPRDEPAVLVAELDFGQRDLWGRLFPFAQQREPDTYHELTRSR